In Pseudomonas nunensis, a single window of DNA contains:
- a CDS encoding oxidoreductase — MYLTPQHVLLAGATGLTGEHLLDRLLNEPTITRVLAPSRRPLAKHPHLENPVGDPAVFLPQLNGRVDIAYCCLGTTIKQAGSEEAFRAVDLDMVVAFAKRAREMGARHLIVISALGADRRSSVFYNRVKGEMEYALRAQNWPQLTICRPSLLLGERLEPRMAEQFAGPLSRLIPGKYHGIEACQLARAMWRLALEEQDGVRVVESDELRKLGK; from the coding sequence ATGTACTTGACGCCTCAGCATGTATTGCTTGCCGGAGCTACCGGATTAACCGGCGAACATTTGCTTGATCGCCTGCTCAATGAGCCAACGATTACGCGGGTATTGGCACCTTCACGCCGGCCACTGGCCAAGCATCCCCATCTGGAAAACCCCGTCGGCGACCCTGCCGTATTCCTGCCGCAATTGAACGGTCGCGTCGACATCGCCTACTGCTGCCTCGGCACCACGATCAAACAGGCCGGCTCCGAGGAGGCGTTTCGCGCTGTAGACCTGGACATGGTGGTGGCGTTCGCCAAACGTGCCCGGGAAATGGGCGCACGGCACTTGATCGTGATCAGCGCCTTGGGGGCAGATCGCCGGTCCTCGGTTTTCTACAACCGGGTCAAAGGCGAGATGGAATACGCATTGCGCGCGCAGAACTGGCCGCAACTGACCATTTGCCGACCTTCGTTGTTGCTTGGCGAACGTCTCGAACCGCGCATGGCCGAGCAGTTTGCTGGGCCGCTGTCGCGCTTGATCCCGGGCAAATACCACGGCATCGAAGCCTGCCAACTGGCGCGGGCGATGTGGCGACTGGCTTTGGAAGAGCAAGATGGCGTGCGGGTGGTTGAGTCGGATGAGTTGCGGAAGTTAGGTAAATAA
- a CDS encoding MaoC family dehydratase gives MPYVPVAELKDYVGKELGRSEWLTIDQERINLFAEATGDYQFIHVDPVKAAQTPFGSTIAHGFLSLSLIPKLMEDILILPEGLKMVVNYGLDSVRFIQPVKVNSKVRLKVDLTDVTEKKPGQWLLKATATLEIEGSDKPAYIAEPLSLCFV, from the coding sequence ATGCCCTATGTTCCCGTTGCAGAGCTCAAAGATTATGTCGGCAAGGAACTTGGACGTTCCGAATGGCTCACCATCGATCAGGAGCGCATCAACCTGTTCGCCGAAGCCACCGGGGATTATCAGTTCATTCACGTCGACCCGGTCAAAGCCGCGCAAACGCCATTTGGCAGCACCATCGCCCACGGTTTCCTGTCGCTGTCGCTGATCCCAAAACTGATGGAAGACATCCTGATCCTGCCGGAAGGCTTGAAGATGGTGGTCAATTACGGCCTCGACAGCGTGCGTTTCATTCAGCCGGTCAAGGTCAACTCGAAAGTACGGCTCAAGGTCGACCTGACCGACGTCACCGAGAAGAAACCCGGCCAGTGGTTGCTCAAGGCCACCGCCACCCTTGAGATAGAAGGCTCGGACAAACCGGCGTACATCGCTGAACCGCTGTCCCTCTGTTTCGTGTAA
- a CDS encoding LON peptidase substrate-binding domain-containing protein, with translation MSLPLFPLNTVLFPGCILDLQIFEARYLDMISRCMKQGSGFGVVCILDGEEVGIAPAGYALVGCEALITDFKQQDNGLLGIRVQGGRRFHVLRSEVQRDHLTIADVEWLEDEPEQPLQDEDADLVALLKALAEHPMVEALNMGTEATGQQSLANQLAYLLPFAEVDKIDLLQLDDPQQRLDAIQALLDELQGELFA, from the coding sequence ATGAGCTTGCCGCTTTTCCCGCTGAACACGGTGCTGTTCCCCGGTTGCATCCTCGATTTGCAGATTTTCGAGGCGCGCTACCTGGACATGATCAGCCGCTGCATGAAACAAGGCAGCGGCTTCGGCGTGGTGTGCATCCTTGATGGCGAAGAAGTCGGCATCGCCCCGGCGGGTTATGCGCTGGTGGGCTGCGAAGCCCTGATCACCGACTTCAAACAGCAGGACAACGGCTTGCTGGGGATTCGGGTGCAGGGTGGGCGACGTTTCCACGTATTGCGCTCCGAAGTGCAGCGCGATCACCTGACCATTGCCGACGTCGAGTGGCTGGAAGACGAACCGGAACAACCGTTGCAGGATGAGGACGCCGACCTGGTCGCCTTGCTCAAAGCGCTGGCCGAACACCCGATGGTCGAAGCGCTGAACATGGGCACCGAAGCAACCGGGCAACAATCATTGGCCAATCAACTGGCCTACCTGCTGCCATTTGCCGAGGTCGACAAGATCGACCTGCTGCAACTCGACGATCCGCAGCAACGGCTGGATGCGATTCAGGCGTTGCTGGATGAGTTGCAAGGCGAACTGTTCGCCTGA
- a CDS encoding LrgB family protein, with product MILDWQGALDSVIHHPLFGIGITLGAYQLVLAAFEKTRWIFLQPVLVSMVLVIGVLVSCGLTYAEYRKSTEILSILLGPATVALAVPLYLNLRRIRQLFWPIFTTLVIGGVVATGMGVLLGWWFGAEHMILMTMAPKSVTSPIAMLVAEQIGGVAALAAVFVLITGVIGAIFGPSLLTRLGVHSPEARGMALGMTAHAVGTSVALQESEECGAFAALAMSLMGVATAVFLPLAVSMVV from the coding sequence ATGATCCTTGACTGGCAAGGCGCGCTGGATTCGGTGATCCATCATCCGCTGTTCGGCATCGGCATTACCCTCGGCGCCTATCAACTGGTGCTCGCGGCGTTCGAGAAAACCCGCTGGATCTTCCTGCAACCGGTGCTGGTGTCGATGGTGCTGGTGATTGGCGTGTTGGTGAGCTGCGGCCTGACCTACGCCGAGTATCGCAAGAGCACCGAGATCCTCAGTATCCTGCTGGGCCCCGCGACTGTTGCGTTGGCGGTGCCGCTGTACTTGAACCTGCGACGGATTCGACAGTTATTCTGGCCGATATTTACTACGCTGGTGATAGGCGGCGTGGTCGCCACGGGCATGGGCGTGTTGCTGGGCTGGTGGTTCGGTGCCGAACACATGATCCTGATGACCATGGCGCCGAAATCCGTAACTTCGCCGATTGCGATGTTGGTGGCCGAACAGATTGGTGGTGTCGCGGCGCTGGCAGCGGTGTTCGTGTTGATTACCGGCGTGATTGGTGCGATTTTCGGCCCGAGCCTGTTGACCCGTCTCGGTGTCCACAGCCCCGAGGCGCGCGGAATGGCGTTAGGGATGACCGCCCATGCGGTCGGCACTTCGGTGGCCTTGCAGGAAAGTGAAGAGTGCGGCGCCTTTGCGGCGCTGGCGATGAGTCTGATGGGCGTGGCGACGGCGGTGTTCCTGCCGTTGGCCGTGTCGATGGTGGTGTAA
- a CDS encoding CidA/LrgA family protein has protein sequence MLLRGLTWLVLFQLLGTAINHLFLPVLPGPIVGLLLLLVFLICRGEVGEPLNLAASSLLRYLPLLLVPPAVGVMVYAKDIAADFWAITGALVLSLLLSMAFAGVLMQRLVKRHAHRGDRP, from the coding sequence ATGTTGTTACGTGGCCTGACCTGGCTGGTGCTGTTCCAATTGCTGGGCACAGCCATCAACCACCTGTTTTTGCCGGTGCTGCCGGGGCCGATTGTCGGCCTGCTGCTGTTACTGGTGTTTCTGATTTGTCGTGGCGAGGTCGGTGAGCCGCTGAACCTGGCCGCCAGCAGTTTGCTGCGCTACCTGCCATTGCTGCTGGTGCCGCCGGCGGTGGGCGTGATGGTTTACGCCAAGGATATTGCGGCGGACTTCTGGGCGATCACCGGGGCGCTGGTGCTGTCGCTGCTGTTATCCATGGCCTTCGCCGGGGTGTTGATGCAGCGTCTGGTCAAGCGCCACGCGCATCGTGGGGATCGCCCATGA
- a CDS encoding C13 family peptidase, translated as MRSLALLALTLMLTACGDGESLLSPDARLPDGGRYRGDLVNGLLQGQGRIDYPNGSWYAGEFDKGQWHGQGEWHGSNGEVYRGQFQQGLFDGQGTLTTNGSSYTGGFKLGRRDGEGTLKENGMTYRGEFKSDQYSGLGRLELDDGSTYQGQFAHGKPNGEGQRGDASGNQFSGHFVDGQLEGNGTFNSADGDIYVGGFKDNQLHGKGRYENADGDVWIGQFKEGALTGKGELIGADGSHYIGQFSDWRFTGPGRLNLADGSFYVGGFDSDSYSGRGTLVLTDGTVMSGTWINGQRVRDADGKLLPDTLESGLLAQGRLLDEALANVPASTPAVELYTLTLGGDGKQSVFLRESDYVANMLASRFGAYGQIRLVNHRDHLADRPMATRENLRRAAQTLAERSGPEDLLFIYLTSHGTSEHELVLDQPRMELADLPADELAAVLAPLKNRDKIIVISSCYSGGFIPALKDERTLIMTASRADRVSFGCSEEANFTYFGDALFAQALNQTDDLEQAFKLAKATVAERELADNFEASEPQIWAPKTVLSHWQLLRKQQARKALQSAAISSKDAKSN; from the coding sequence ATGCGCTCACTTGCACTCCTCGCTTTGACCCTGATGCTCACCGCTTGCGGCGATGGTGAATCGCTGTTGTCCCCTGACGCCCGCCTGCCGGACGGCGGACGCTATCGAGGGGATCTGGTCAACGGGTTGTTGCAGGGCCAGGGCCGCATCGACTACCCGAACGGAAGTTGGTACGCCGGGGAGTTCGACAAAGGCCAATGGCATGGCCAGGGGGAATGGCATGGCAGCAATGGCGAGGTCTATCGCGGGCAGTTCCAGCAAGGGTTGTTCGACGGCCAGGGCACGCTGACCACCAACGGCAGCAGTTACACCGGTGGCTTCAAGCTCGGTCGGCGCGACGGCGAAGGCACCCTCAAAGAAAACGGCATGACTTACCGTGGTGAGTTCAAGTCCGATCAGTATTCCGGGCTCGGTCGTCTCGAACTCGACGACGGCAGCACCTATCAAGGCCAGTTCGCCCACGGCAAACCCAATGGCGAAGGCCAGCGCGGCGATGCCAGCGGCAATCAGTTCAGCGGGCATTTCGTCGACGGGCAACTGGAAGGCAACGGCACATTCAACAGCGCCGACGGTGATATCTACGTCGGCGGCTTCAAGGACAACCAACTCCACGGCAAGGGCCGCTACGAGAACGCCGATGGCGATGTGTGGATCGGCCAGTTCAAGGAAGGCGCGCTCACCGGCAAGGGCGAATTGATCGGCGCCGACGGCAGCCATTACATCGGCCAGTTCAGCGACTGGCGCTTCACCGGGCCAGGCCGCCTGAACCTGGCCGACGGCAGTTTCTACGTCGGCGGCTTTGACAGCGACAGCTATTCGGGTCGCGGCACCCTGGTGCTGACCGATGGCACCGTGATGAGCGGCACCTGGATCAACGGCCAACGTGTGCGCGACGCCGACGGCAAGTTGCTGCCCGACACGCTGGAATCCGGTTTGCTGGCCCAGGGCCGCTTGCTCGACGAAGCGCTGGCCAATGTCCCCGCCTCGACCCCGGCGGTCGAGTTGTACACCCTGACCCTTGGCGGCGACGGCAAGCAGAGCGTGTTCCTGCGCGAATCCGACTACGTCGCCAACATGCTCGCCAGCCGTTTCGGCGCCTATGGGCAGATTCGCCTGGTCAACCACCGTGACCACCTCGCCGACCGGCCGATGGCCACCCGGGAAAACCTGCGCCGCGCCGCCCAGACCCTGGCCGAACGCAGTGGCCCGGAAGACTTGCTGTTTATCTACCTGACCAGCCACGGCACCAGCGAACACGAACTGGTGCTCGATCAGCCACGTATGGAACTGGCTGACCTGCCGGCCGACGAATTGGCAGCGGTGCTCGCTCCGCTGAAGAATCGCGACAAGATTATTGTCATCTCTTCCTGCTATTCCGGTGGTTTCATCCCAGCACTGAAAGACGAGCGCACATTGATCATGACCGCCTCGCGGGCGGACCGGGTGTCGTTCGGTTGCTCGGAGGAAGCCAATTTCACCTACTTCGGCGACGCGCTGTTCGCCCAGGCGCTGAACCAGACCGACGATTTGGAGCAGGCCTTCAAACTGGCCAAGGCCACCGTGGCCGAGCGCGAGCTGGCGGATAACTTCGAAGCGTCTGAACCGCAGATCTGGGCACCGAAAACCGTGCTCTCCCACTGGCAGCTGTTGCGCAAGCAACAAGCCCGAAAAGCATTACAAAGTGCTGCTATCAGCAGCAAGGACGCCAAGAGCAACTAA